The Corynebacterium renale genome includes a region encoding these proteins:
- the gluA gene encoding glutamate ABC transporter ATP-binding protein GluA, with translation MVKLDGVNKYFGDFHALTDINLAIPRGQVVVVLGPSGSGKSTLCRTINRLETIEEGTITIDGAPLPEEGKELANLRADIGMVFQQFNLFPHMTIRDNVTLGPIKVRKMDKADATALADKLLDRVGIGNQADKYPAQLSGGQQQRVAIARALAMKPKVMLFDEPTSALDPEMVNEVLDVMTNLAEEGMTMVCVTHEMGFARKAADRILFMADGHIIEDTDPESFFDNPRSDRAKDFLGKILSH, from the coding sequence ATGGTTAAACTGGACGGAGTAAATAAGTACTTCGGCGACTTCCACGCGCTGACGGATATCAACCTAGCAATTCCTCGCGGGCAAGTCGTTGTGGTGCTAGGGCCGTCGGGAAGCGGTAAATCGACTCTGTGCCGCACCATCAATCGGCTCGAGACAATCGAAGAAGGCACCATCACCATTGACGGCGCACCGCTCCCCGAGGAGGGGAAAGAGTTAGCGAACCTGCGGGCCGACATCGGCATGGTGTTCCAGCAGTTCAATCTCTTCCCCCACATGACAATTCGCGACAACGTCACTCTTGGCCCTATCAAGGTGCGCAAGATGGACAAAGCTGACGCCACAGCACTAGCAGACAAACTCTTGGACCGTGTTGGGATCGGCAACCAGGCGGACAAATATCCGGCACAGCTTTCGGGCGGTCAGCAGCAGCGCGTCGCTATCGCCCGGGCGCTCGCGATGAAGCCGAAGGTCATGCTTTTCGACGAGCCAACCTCCGCCCTTGATCCCGAGATGGTCAACGAAGTCCTTGACGTCATGACCAACCTGGCCGAGGAAGGAATGACCATGGTGTGTGTCACCCACGAAATGGGATTCGCCCGCAAGGCAGCAGACCGCATCCTATTCATGGCAGACGGGCACATCATTGAAGACACCGATCCGGAGTCTTTCTTTGACAATCCGCGCAGTGATCGTGCCAAGGACTTCCTCGGCAAGATCTTGTCCCACTAA
- a CDS encoding amino acid ABC transporter permease: MEAMWQQLWPAILSAFWLTIKLTVYSALGSLVLGTMLTAMRVSPVGILRTLASAYINTVRNTPLTLVVLFCSFGLYQTLGLALADRDSSTFLADNNFRLAVLGFILYTSAFVAECLRAGINTVSFGQAEAARSLGLSFGQTFTTIVFPQALRAAIVPLGNTLIALTKNTTIASVIGVAEASLLMKEVIENHASQLWVIFACFAIGFMILTLPMGLGIGRLADKMAVKS; encoded by the coding sequence ATGGAAGCCATGTGGCAACAGCTGTGGCCGGCGATTTTGTCGGCCTTCTGGCTCACTATCAAACTAACCGTGTACTCGGCTTTGGGTTCCCTTGTGCTGGGAACGATGTTGACCGCGATGCGGGTCTCACCGGTAGGTATCCTGCGAACGCTGGCATCTGCCTACATCAACACGGTGCGTAATACCCCGCTGACCTTGGTTGTTCTGTTCTGCTCCTTCGGTTTGTATCAGACGCTCGGACTGGCGTTAGCAGATCGCGACAGTAGCACTTTCCTGGCCGACAATAATTTCCGGCTGGCTGTGCTCGGGTTCATTTTGTACACGTCCGCGTTTGTTGCTGAATGCTTGCGCGCAGGAATCAATACGGTGAGCTTTGGGCAGGCAGAAGCCGCCCGCTCCCTGGGATTGAGTTTCGGGCAAACGTTCACCACAATCGTGTTTCCACAGGCCCTGCGTGCGGCGATTGTTCCCTTGGGTAACACTCTCATCGCGCTGACGAAAAACACCACGATTGCCTCGGTCATTGGCGTTGCGGAAGCCTCCCTGCTGATGAAAGAAGTCATCGAAAATCACGCAAGCCAGCTGTGGGTCATCTTCGCATGCTTCGCCATCGGCTTCATGATCTTGACCCTGCCGATGGGGCTGGGAATTGGAAGACTTGCAGACAAGATGGCGGTGAAGAGCTAA
- a CDS encoding response regulator: protein MINVMLIDDHPVVRAGLQTILESHPDIHVIATGSNGADAINSDLSDVDVVVMDIQMPGVDGIEATRAIDTPVLILTTYDTQANILAALEAGALGYLLKDAPVEELHRAVVATAAGKRTLSPEVATVLAARVASPEMSLTPREIEIVRALETGATNGQLAKQLFISVATVKTHLLHIYQKLGVESRTAAVTEARRLKLI from the coding sequence ATGATTAATGTCATGCTTATCGACGACCATCCGGTAGTCCGCGCCGGCCTCCAAACAATCCTGGAATCCCACCCCGACATCCACGTTATCGCCACGGGATCAAACGGAGCTGACGCTATCAATTCCGATTTGAGCGACGTCGACGTGGTAGTCATGGACATCCAGATGCCCGGAGTCGACGGCATTGAGGCTACCCGCGCCATCGATACCCCAGTACTAATCTTGACTACCTACGACACCCAAGCAAACATCCTCGCTGCTTTAGAGGCGGGCGCTTTGGGATACCTCCTCAAAGATGCCCCGGTAGAGGAATTGCACCGCGCTGTCGTCGCGACAGCCGCGGGCAAGCGTACCCTCTCCCCTGAAGTCGCCACCGTCCTTGCGGCGCGCGTGGCCTCCCCCGAAATGTCGCTCACGCCGCGCGAAATTGAGATCGTCCGGGCGCTGGAAACCGGCGCCACCAACGGGCAGCTGGCCAAACAGCTGTTTATTTCCGTGGCGACGGTAAAGACGCACTTGCTGCACATTTACCAAAAACTAGGTGTGGAATCACGAACAGCCGCCGTGACAGAGGCACGACGGCTGAAACTGATCTAG
- a CDS encoding ABC transporter ATP-binding protein, with protein sequence MSLELRDITVTFPDGESTITPLDGVNLTLEPGTVTVVTGESGSGKSTLLSVAAGLLEPTSGTATLDGEPINETVRRDKIGLVFQRPNLLASLTVREQLLITNHIRGEALDEKRADAVLHEVGMEAMANKQVQKLSGGQQQRVNIARAMMGDPVAVLADEPTSALDPSLSGEIMELIARFTRERGLATLIITHDHSQLGIADRVFELHAGVLKEPVASA encoded by the coding sequence ATGAGCCTTGAACTACGCGACATCACCGTCACCTTCCCAGACGGAGAATCCACTATCACTCCGCTCGACGGCGTGAACCTGACCCTCGAGCCCGGTACCGTCACCGTCGTAACCGGAGAATCCGGTTCCGGAAAATCCACGCTGCTCTCCGTTGCGGCGGGGCTACTCGAACCAACCAGTGGCACCGCAACACTCGACGGAGAACCAATCAACGAGACGGTCCGCCGCGATAAGATCGGCCTGGTGTTCCAGCGCCCTAACCTGCTGGCCTCCCTGACCGTGCGCGAGCAGCTACTCATCACCAACCACATCCGCGGCGAAGCGCTCGATGAAAAACGCGCCGACGCTGTCCTCCACGAAGTGGGCATGGAAGCGATGGCTAATAAGCAGGTCCAGAAGCTTTCCGGCGGCCAGCAGCAGCGCGTCAACATTGCACGGGCCATGATGGGAGACCCCGTTGCAGTGCTTGCCGACGAACCAACGTCCGCCCTTGATCCCAGCCTCAGTGGAGAAATCATGGAACTTATTGCACGGTTTACCCGTGAACGCGGACTTGCGACACTAATCATCACCCACGACCATTCCCAGCTAGGTATCGCCGACCGGGTCTTCGAACTGCACGCGGGCGTGCTCAAAGAGCCCGTTGCGAGCGCCTAG
- the nusG gene encoding transcription termination/antitermination protein NusG, which produces MDNTPDNPVIEEESFDEAVNKALKATQDAAAEADNEAESAPAEDGTLPEESATTQEVDAAVAAQADAAGSPESPEAPAEDGDAEYKARLRKFTRELKKQDGQWYIIQCYSGYENKVKTNLDMRAQTLEVEDSIFEVVVPVEQVTEIKDGKRKLVKRKLLPGYVLVRMDINDRSWSVVRETPGVTSFVGNEGNATPVKHRDVAKFLMPQEASEDKPKTDAEGDQVVAMPEDHSAPKAQLDFEVGESVTILTGPLASVSATISSIDPETGKMQALVSIFGRETPVELTADQVEKIM; this is translated from the coding sequence ATGGACAACACCCCAGACAACCCAGTAATTGAGGAAGAATCCTTCGACGAAGCCGTCAACAAGGCCCTCAAAGCTACGCAGGACGCAGCCGCAGAGGCTGACAATGAAGCAGAGTCTGCCCCCGCTGAGGATGGCACCCTGCCTGAAGAGTCCGCTACCACCCAGGAAGTCGACGCAGCAGTTGCCGCCCAGGCCGACGCTGCAGGCAGCCCAGAATCGCCGGAGGCTCCCGCCGAGGACGGCGACGCCGAATACAAGGCTCGTCTGCGCAAGTTCACTCGTGAGCTGAAGAAGCAGGACGGCCAGTGGTACATCATTCAGTGCTACTCCGGTTACGAAAACAAGGTGAAGACGAACCTGGACATGCGTGCCCAGACCCTCGAGGTCGAGGACTCCATCTTCGAGGTTGTCGTCCCAGTCGAGCAGGTCACTGAAATCAAGGACGGCAAGCGCAAGCTGGTGAAGCGCAAGCTGCTGCCGGGCTACGTTCTGGTCCGCATGGACATCAACGATCGTTCCTGGTCTGTCGTCCGTGAGACCCCGGGCGTGACTTCGTTCGTGGGTAATGAGGGCAACGCTACGCCGGTCAAGCACCGGGACGTCGCGAAGTTCCTCATGCCGCAGGAGGCCAGCGAGGATAAGCCGAAGACCGACGCCGAGGGCGACCAGGTTGTGGCAATGCCGGAGGATCATTCCGCTCCGAAGGCCCAGCTCGACTTCGAGGTCGGGGAGTCCGTCACCATTCTCACCGGCCCACTGGCTTCTGTCTCCGCGACGATTTCTTCCATCGACCCGGAGACCGGCAAGATGCAGGCGCTCGTTTCCATCTTTGGCCGCGAGACTCCAGTGGAGTTGACTGCCGATCAGGTTGAGAAGATTATGTAA
- a CDS encoding FtsX-like permease family protein, whose protein sequence is MYLALRDIRRAKGRFSLITAVIALMTFLLVMLSGLTNGLSSQNTSAVENLDPDAYILSEADDGVTFTQSRIDNEQRAAWSQHADKVVPLGITQTRLETADSTSSIALFGLPDIEGLVLPDEVNAQVGDTVTVGGQDLKVADTTDTYYYSHTPTAYVGLDTWKKLAHSDEPTALMAWGVESEMLGEDGPVAGTQALKVKDSFDALPAYSSERGSLVAMQVLLYGISALIIVAFLSVWTLQRIRDIAVLRALGASTGYVLKDAVSQAAIVVIAGVLVGGLAGTGLGLLAANVLPFELSVVIPMVGVGILGIAGSVIATRKVASVDPELALGA, encoded by the coding sequence ATGTACCTGGCATTACGCGACATCCGGCGGGCGAAAGGCCGCTTCAGCCTCATTACGGCTGTGATCGCACTGATGACGTTCCTGCTTGTCATGCTTTCCGGGCTCACCAACGGCTTGAGCTCGCAGAACACGTCGGCGGTAGAGAACTTAGACCCTGATGCGTATATCCTCTCTGAGGCTGACGACGGCGTCACCTTCACCCAGTCGCGCATCGACAACGAGCAGCGGGCAGCATGGTCCCAGCATGCGGACAAGGTCGTGCCACTAGGTATCACCCAAACCCGACTTGAGACCGCGGACTCCACTTCCTCCATCGCGTTATTTGGGCTCCCCGATATTGAAGGCTTAGTCCTCCCCGATGAAGTAAACGCACAGGTAGGCGACACCGTCACTGTCGGCGGCCAGGACCTGAAGGTTGCGGATACCACCGATACCTACTACTACAGCCACACCCCAACCGCCTATGTGGGTTTGGATACGTGGAAGAAGCTGGCGCATTCCGACGAACCAACTGCCCTCATGGCCTGGGGCGTAGAAAGCGAGATGCTGGGCGAAGACGGACCCGTCGCCGGAACCCAGGCGCTGAAAGTCAAGGATTCCTTCGACGCGCTTCCCGCGTACTCCTCCGAGCGCGGTTCGCTGGTAGCGATGCAGGTCCTGCTCTACGGCATCTCGGCGCTGATCATCGTGGCTTTCCTATCCGTATGGACGCTGCAGCGCATTCGCGACATCGCAGTCCTGCGTGCACTCGGTGCCTCCACCGGGTACGTGCTTAAAGACGCTGTATCCCAGGCCGCGATCGTGGTCATCGCAGGCGTGCTCGTCGGTGGCCTTGCCGGAACAGGCCTAGGCCTGCTCGCCGCCAATGTGCTGCCCTTCGAGTTGTCCGTCGTAATCCCGATGGTTGGCGTGGGAATCCTGGGCATCGCCGGGTCGGTTATCGCCACCCGAAAAGTTGCATCCGTTGATCCAGAACTAGCCCTAGGAGCTTAA
- a CDS encoding glutamate ABC transporter substrate-binding protein translates to MFNRTNAIKIASLSAVAALGATGLVACSGDAGSASLLEAIDAGQVTLGTKYDQPGLGLQNADGSMSGFDVDVATYVVNHIAKERGVAEPQITWRETPSAQRETLIQNGEVDLIAATYSINASRAESVNFGGPYLVTHQALLVNQDNSDITKLEDLESGKILCSVTGSTPAQKIKDVLPGVQLQEYDTYSSCVEALRQGNVDAMTTDATILNGYSEQDPGKFKVVELEKDGKPFTDEYYGVGLKKDDAEATQAINDALTALIDSGEFETLLSKNLGSAEGVQAGKVGDLSFVK, encoded by the coding sequence ATGTTCAACCGCACCAACGCAATCAAAATCGCTTCCTTGTCCGCCGTCGCCGCTCTCGGCGCAACCGGGCTTGTCGCTTGCTCCGGGGACGCAGGCTCTGCGAGCCTTCTGGAGGCTATCGACGCCGGCCAGGTCACCCTGGGCACCAAGTACGACCAGCCGGGTCTAGGCCTGCAGAACGCTGATGGTTCTATGTCGGGCTTTGACGTTGATGTCGCAACCTACGTGGTGAATCACATTGCGAAAGAGCGCGGTGTTGCTGAACCGCAGATTACCTGGCGTGAAACCCCGTCGGCACAGCGTGAAACGCTGATCCAAAACGGTGAAGTTGACCTCATCGCTGCGACGTATTCCATCAATGCCTCGCGCGCAGAATCCGTAAACTTCGGCGGCCCCTACCTGGTGACGCACCAGGCGCTGCTGGTGAATCAGGACAACAGTGACATCACCAAGTTGGAGGACCTGGAATCAGGGAAGATCCTGTGCTCGGTTACCGGCTCCACCCCAGCGCAGAAGATTAAGGATGTGCTTCCGGGCGTGCAGCTGCAGGAGTACGACACCTACTCGTCCTGCGTAGAGGCGCTCCGCCAAGGCAACGTCGACGCCATGACCACGGATGCAACGATTCTTAACGGGTACTCCGAGCAGGATCCGGGCAAGTTTAAGGTCGTCGAGCTGGAAAAGGATGGCAAGCCGTTCACCGACGAATACTACGGCGTGGGTCTGAAGAAAGATGACGCCGAGGCTACCCAAGCTATCAACGATGCGCTCACGGCGCTCATCGATTCCGGTGAGTTTGAAACCTTGCTGTCTAAGAACCTGGGTTCCGCTGAAGGTGTTCAGGCGGGTAAGGTCGGCGACCTCAGCTTTGTAAAGTAG
- a CDS encoding sensor histidine kinase translates to MTSPAASPLHDDPSGPFPSLPQILRISRGLVHAMFIVLFFIAVVTDPQWPALFLGAWYCLVCVQRRVYPPGVRWAWWAVLAALWAWCVALSSQYLWLLFPIVIYAMGVGRCWWSRLVAAAASWAVVLIPATTPAQVIGPAIGTVVAILGFGAYEALRREAEYYSDLARRLQATQHQLIRAETEAAREAERSRWSREVHDTLAQGFNSIVLFAQAEQAQPGTQAQRIEAIARENLKQARALVQGKIRTSKLEELARGAGDHGVEVTISGEAPQELQEPIERIVREALNNVVKHSGATHAQVTITPWPEAVSVDIHDNGRGWDGSEGTGITGMRARVAEVGGRFSIESTDGTTVSAYIPRRAHD, encoded by the coding sequence GTGACCTCACCTGCTGCTTCCCCGCTTCACGACGACCCCTCCGGCCCCTTCCCGTCTCTTCCCCAAATCTTGCGGATTAGTCGTGGTTTGGTGCATGCGATGTTCATCGTGCTGTTTTTCATCGCGGTGGTGACTGACCCGCAGTGGCCTGCACTATTCCTTGGCGCTTGGTATTGCTTGGTGTGTGTGCAGCGGCGCGTGTACCCGCCCGGTGTGCGCTGGGCCTGGTGGGCCGTGTTGGCTGCGTTGTGGGCGTGGTGTGTGGCGTTAAGTAGTCAGTATTTGTGGCTGCTCTTCCCCATCGTCATTTATGCCATGGGCGTGGGTAGGTGTTGGTGGTCGCGGCTGGTTGCCGCGGCGGCGTCGTGGGCCGTGGTGCTCATACCGGCCACTACGCCGGCGCAAGTGATAGGGCCTGCTATCGGTACGGTTGTCGCCATCCTGGGTTTCGGCGCGTACGAAGCCCTACGCCGCGAGGCCGAGTACTACTCTGACCTTGCCCGCCGCCTCCAAGCCACGCAGCACCAACTTATCCGCGCAGAAACGGAAGCCGCCCGCGAAGCGGAACGTTCCCGCTGGTCCCGCGAAGTCCACGACACCCTCGCCCAGGGTTTCAACTCCATCGTCTTATTCGCCCAAGCCGAGCAGGCCCAGCCGGGTACCCAGGCACAGCGCATCGAAGCGATTGCCAGGGAGAACCTGAAGCAGGCCCGCGCGCTGGTCCAGGGCAAGATTCGGACCTCCAAACTCGAGGAGCTGGCCCGGGGCGCCGGGGATCACGGCGTCGAGGTCACCATTTCTGGGGAAGCGCCGCAGGAGTTGCAGGAACCGATTGAGCGGATCGTCCGTGAGGCTCTGAATAACGTCGTGAAGCATTCTGGGGCAACGCACGCCCAGGTCACGATCACCCCGTGGCCCGAAGCCGTGAGCGTGGACATCCACGACAATGGCCGCGGCTGGGACGGTTCCGAGGGCACCGGCATCACCGGCATGCGGGCGCGCGTGGCGGAGGTTGGTGGTAGGTTTTCCATCGAATCCACAGACGGAACCACGGTATCCGCGTACATCCCAAGGAGGGCCCATGATTAA
- the rplA gene encoding 50S ribosomal protein L1 → MSKTSKAYKEQAAKIDRSKEYHPLNAAKLVKDTSSKNFDATVDVAVRLGVDPRKADQLVRGTVSLPHGTGKTVRVAVFAEGPNATAAQEAGADIVGTDELIEQINAGPIDFDVAIATPDQMAKVGRVARVLGPRGLMPNPKTGTVTPDVAKAVAEVKGGKISFRVDKASNLHAAIGKASFTAEQLAENYGALLDELIRIKPSSSKGIYLKKITLSSTTGPGVPVDPSVQKNYSEIA, encoded by the coding sequence ATGAGCAAGACTTCTAAGGCTTACAAGGAGCAGGCAGCAAAGATTGACCGCTCCAAGGAATACCACCCGCTGAACGCAGCGAAGCTGGTCAAGGACACCTCCTCCAAGAACTTCGACGCAACCGTCGACGTCGCTGTCCGCCTGGGCGTTGACCCACGTAAGGCAGACCAGCTGGTCCGTGGCACCGTCTCCCTGCCACACGGCACCGGTAAGACCGTCCGCGTCGCTGTCTTCGCAGAAGGCCCGAACGCAACCGCAGCTCAGGAAGCTGGCGCAGACATCGTTGGCACCGACGAACTGATCGAGCAGATCAACGCCGGCCCCATCGACTTCGACGTTGCAATCGCAACCCCAGACCAGATGGCTAAGGTTGGCCGCGTCGCTCGCGTCCTGGGCCCACGTGGTCTGATGCCTAACCCTAAGACCGGCACCGTCACCCCTGACGTTGCAAAGGCTGTTGCCGAGGTCAAGGGCGGCAAGATCTCCTTCCGCGTGGACAAGGCTTCCAACCTGCACGCTGCAATCGGTAAGGCATCCTTCACCGCTGAGCAGCTGGCTGAAAACTACGGCGCACTCCTCGACGAGCTGATCCGTATCAAGCCTTCCTCCTCCAAGGGTATCTACCTGAAGAAGATCACCCTGTCTTCCACCACCGGTCCTGGCGTTCCAGTTGACCCGTCGGTTCAGAAGAACTACTCGGAGATCGCATAA
- a CDS encoding amino acid ABC transporter permease yields MSVRATVLYDQPGPRARARNRVYTGITLVILVVAAWWVLSTLGEAGQLEAEKWTPFLNSNTWKTYLIPGLIGTLKAAFFSIILACAMGTILGLGRLSQHAPVRWVCAVIIEFFRAIPVLLLIIFSYQALALYKVVPPKELALVAVVFALTMYNGSVIAEILRSGIKSLPKGQSEAAAALGLSHSQIQWKILLPQAVAAMLPALIAQLVIALKDSALGYQIGYVEIVRQGIQSSAVNRNYLPSLIVVAAIMILINYSLTALAGRVERQLRAGRARRNIFALVPEAKSQGLDTKDNANVDWRDPDYKEIRNPDEGS; encoded by the coding sequence ATGAGCGTACGTGCAACTGTCCTCTATGATCAGCCCGGCCCCAGGGCCCGTGCCCGCAACCGGGTATACACGGGAATAACGCTGGTAATTCTGGTCGTCGCAGCCTGGTGGGTGCTCTCCACGTTGGGGGAAGCAGGCCAGCTGGAGGCGGAGAAATGGACACCTTTCCTTAACTCCAATACGTGGAAAACGTATCTGATTCCAGGTCTGATCGGCACCCTTAAAGCGGCGTTCTTCTCCATCATCTTGGCGTGCGCTATGGGAACAATTCTGGGCCTCGGCCGTTTGTCCCAGCACGCCCCGGTGCGCTGGGTATGCGCAGTTATCATCGAGTTTTTCCGCGCGATCCCAGTCCTCTTGCTGATCATCTTCAGCTACCAAGCGCTGGCGCTGTACAAGGTGGTGCCGCCTAAGGAATTGGCGCTCGTAGCAGTGGTCTTCGCGCTGACAATGTATAACGGGTCGGTGATTGCCGAGATTTTGCGTTCGGGCATCAAATCCCTGCCGAAGGGTCAGTCCGAGGCGGCTGCGGCGTTAGGCCTTTCGCATAGTCAGATTCAGTGGAAGATTCTGCTCCCGCAGGCTGTCGCAGCGATGCTGCCGGCACTCATCGCGCAGCTGGTCATTGCGCTAAAGGACTCTGCGCTTGGCTACCAGATTGGTTACGTGGAGATTGTGCGCCAGGGCATCCAATCTTCGGCAGTCAACCGCAACTACCTGCCGTCGCTCATCGTGGTAGCGGCAATCATGATTCTGATTAATTACAGTCTCACGGCGTTGGCCGGCCGCGTGGAACGTCAGCTGCGTGCCGGGCGTGCCCGCCGGAATATTTTTGCCCTCGTTCCTGAGGCGAAGAGCCAAGGTTTGGACACCAAGGACAACGCGAACGTGGACTGGCGCGATCCGGACTACAAGGAAATCAGAAACCCGGACGAAGGTTCCTAG
- the rplK gene encoding 50S ribosomal protein L11, with protein sequence MAPKKKVTGFIKLQIEAGAANPAPPVGPALGAHGVNIMEFCKAYNAATESQRGNVIPVEITVYEDRSFDFKLKTPPAAKLLLKAAGLAKGSGVPHTDKVGSVTMAQVREIAEQKKPDLNARDIDAAAKIIAGTARSMGIVVND encoded by the coding sequence ATGGCTCCAAAGAAGAAGGTTACTGGCTTCATCAAGCTGCAGATCGAGGCAGGCGCTGCAAACCCAGCTCCTCCAGTCGGTCCTGCTCTGGGTGCTCACGGCGTGAACATCATGGAGTTCTGCAAGGCTTACAACGCAGCAACTGAAAGCCAGCGCGGCAACGTGATCCCAGTTGAGATCACCGTCTACGAAGACCGCTCCTTCGACTTCAAGCTCAAGACCCCACCAGCAGCCAAGCTCCTGCTCAAGGCAGCTGGCCTGGCAAAGGGTTCCGGCGTTCCTCACACCGACAAGGTTGGCTCCGTCACCATGGCACAGGTTCGTGAGATCGCTGAGCAGAAGAAGCCAGACCTCAACGCTCGTGACATCGACGCAGCAGCGAAGATCATCGCTGGTACTGCTCGTTCCATGGGCATTGTTGTCAACGACTAA